The Desulfobulbaceae bacterium genome has a segment encoding these proteins:
- a CDS encoding paraquat-inducible membrane protein A gives MTGRKAGLISCHTCHLICPCPDLPSPEFHQCPRCGTRLRVRKTNSIPRCWALVLASFILYLPANLVPITTTTVLGRPSKSDTIMSGVIYFLDSGSWYIALIIFIASVVVPLMKLFILTFLLTSLHFGWDWLPLERTRLFRLTELVGRWSMVDIYVVTILVALVRFGAFANIEAGPGAAYFAALVILTMFAAESFDPRLIWDRMEDHNA, from the coding sequence ATGACCGGGCGTAAGGCAGGGTTGATCAGCTGTCATACCTGCCACCTTATCTGCCCATGCCCAGACCTGCCATCGCCAGAGTTCCACCAATGCCCACGCTGCGGAACTCGCTTAAGGGTTCGCAAGACCAACAGCATTCCCAGATGCTGGGCCTTAGTACTCGCCTCGTTCATTCTCTATCTCCCAGCCAACCTGGTACCAATAACCACTACCACCGTATTAGGCCGTCCATCCAAAAGTGATACAATCATGAGCGGCGTAATCTATTTCCTGGACAGTGGGTCCTGGTATATCGCGCTAATCATCTTCATCGCCAGTGTCGTTGTACCGCTAATGAAACTCTTCATCCTGACCTTTCTTCTGACCTCACTGCATTTCGGCTGGGACTGGCTACCGCTTGAACGGACCCGGCTCTTCCGTCTGACGGAACTGGTCGGCCGCTGGTCGATGGTTGACATCTACGTTGTCACCATCCTTGTAGCTCTGGTCAGATTCGGGGCTTTTGCCAACATTGAAGCTGGCCCAGGGGCAGCTTATTTTGCCGCGCTTGTAATCTTGACCATGTTCGCGGCTGAAAGTTTTGACCCCCGTCTCATTTGGGATCGCATGGAGGACCACAATGCCTGA
- a CDS encoding MCE family protein, translating into MPDDPQKDELPRDDAPTAAIRPSKRLSIVWLVPLVALAISGWLLYKSWSEKGPLITITFKNAERISEGASKIKYKDVDIGEVETITFSPDMKQVVVKARIDKVAEPHLTDNTSFWIVRPRITAGKISGLGTLLSGSYISMEPGHPGTQRRNFTGLEEAPFITTDNPGKYYILKAEGLGSLDIGSPVSYRQIKVGQVVGYGFDDSGQAVHIRIFVNAPHDQQISTNTSFWNASGFELNLDATGIKLDTESLTSILSGGISFDLPPQGRPGTIAKENTTFELFSSRKAVNEIKYHLTDTWQVYFNQSVRGLTVGAPVEFQGIKIGEVSSINLKFESITMSFRTPVMLRIEPERIFGQDPDFNTTDGQAILNTFITRGMRAVLKNGNLLTGQLLIDFDFYPNQPAQKITYEDAIPVLPTRQTELQLLTDSLSTILNKVEKIPFQQISEDLHALLKTTNTAIAQIPVQSLGEDLRATLKAANTTMTHINTMAETVNTQTTPAITAALEQLRTTLADMEHSLGSDSPTNHQLRQTMRDISTAVRSLRSLSDYLDRHPESIIHGKEDEMP; encoded by the coding sequence ATGCCTGATGATCCGCAGAAAGACGAACTGCCCCGAGACGACGCTCCAACTGCCGCCATCCGCCCCAGCAAAAGACTTTCTATCGTCTGGCTGGTGCCTCTGGTGGCACTCGCCATCTCCGGATGGCTCCTCTACAAATCGTGGTCAGAGAAAGGTCCTCTAATCACCATCACCTTCAAGAATGCCGAGAGGATCTCCGAAGGCGCCTCCAAAATTAAATATAAGGATGTCGATATTGGCGAAGTTGAAACCATCACCTTCAGCCCGGACATGAAGCAGGTCGTGGTTAAAGCGCGGATAGACAAGGTGGCAGAGCCTCACCTAACCGACAACACCAGTTTCTGGATCGTCCGACCCCGAATCACTGCAGGGAAGATCTCCGGGCTCGGCACCCTGCTATCCGGCTCATATATCAGCATGGAACCCGGACACCCCGGCACCCAACGCAGAAATTTCACCGGACTTGAGGAAGCGCCCTTCATCACCACCGACAACCCAGGCAAATACTATATACTCAAAGCAGAAGGACTTGGTTCATTGGATATCGGTTCACCCGTCAGTTATCGTCAGATCAAGGTCGGGCAGGTAGTCGGGTATGGCTTTGATGATTCAGGACAAGCGGTACATATCAGAATCTTCGTCAACGCCCCCCATGACCAGCAGATCTCCACCAACACCAGTTTTTGGAACGCAAGCGGCTTTGAATTGAATCTTGATGCCACCGGGATTAAGCTGGACACCGAGTCACTAACCTCCATTCTCTCTGGCGGCATCTCTTTCGACCTGCCACCTCAAGGTCGGCCTGGCACAATAGCAAAAGAGAACACCACTTTTGAACTCTTCAGTTCTCGAAAAGCCGTCAACGAGATAAAATACCACTTAACAGATACTTGGCAGGTTTACTTCAACCAATCGGTACGAGGCCTAACAGTAGGCGCTCCAGTAGAATTCCAAGGCATCAAGATCGGTGAGGTCAGCAGCATCAACCTCAAATTCGAGAGTATCACGATGAGCTTCCGCACCCCAGTCATGTTACGAATTGAACCGGAACGCATTTTCGGCCAGGACCCGGATTTCAACACTACTGACGGCCAGGCTATCCTTAATACCTTCATCACTCGTGGAATGAGGGCGGTCTTAAAAAATGGCAACTTACTCACAGGTCAACTGCTGATTGATTTCGACTTTTATCCCAACCAGCCTGCACAAAAGATAACCTATGAAGACGCAATACCTGTGCTGCCAACCCGGCAGACTGAGCTTCAACTCCTTACCGACAGCCTGAGCACGATCTTAAACAAAGTCGAAAAAATTCCCTTCCAGCAAATCAGCGAAGACCTACACGCCCTGCTCAAAACAACGAATACAGCCATTGCCCAGATCCCGGTCCAATCACTCGGCGAGGATCTGCGGGCGACTTTAAAGGCAGCCAATACCACCATGACCCACATCAACACCATGGCCGAGACCGTCAATACCCAAACGACACCTGCCATCACCGCCGCACTGGAACAACTACGAACCACACTTGCCGACATGGAACACTCCCTCGGCAGCGACTCCCCAACCAACCACCAACTCCGCCAAACCATGCGTGACATATCAACGGCGGTCCGCTCCCTACGAAGCCTAAGTGACTATCTTGATCGACACCCAGAATCAATCATCCACGGCAAGGAGGATGAAATGCCATGA
- a CDS encoding membrane integrity-associated transporter subunit PqiC — MTTHSPTRLFRASLLLLLLLITYGCGGARRPVIYYNLSQTTTEHRPEIDPHNKILALGIGPIQLPESLSRPQIASRLDNQRLTYSDYNRWSGSLSDDFASVLMENLAAYLPEQTPTALFPWAKHFKPSHRLVVTISQFDGQLGGEIILITRWAITNSEGKEPLITRKSTIRVKANGDQYQDLVSAQSQAVAEFASEIATALATL; from the coding sequence ATGACCACCCACAGCCCGACCCGACTATTCCGCGCTTCCCTGCTCTTGCTGCTCCTCCTGATCACTTATGGTTGTGGCGGGGCAAGACGACCTGTGATCTATTACAACTTGAGTCAGACGACAACTGAGCACCGACCGGAAATAGACCCCCATAACAAAATTCTCGCACTCGGCATTGGCCCCATCCAACTGCCCGAGTCACTCAGCAGGCCCCAAATCGCCTCCCGGCTTGACAATCAGCGTCTGACATACAGTGACTACAACCGCTGGAGCGGTTCATTAAGCGATGACTTTGCCTCCGTCCTCATGGAAAATCTTGCAGCATACCTCCCTGAGCAGACACCTACCGCCCTTTTCCCTTGGGCAAAACACTTTAAGCCAAGTCACCGCCTGGTGGTCACCATCTCCCAATTCGATGGCCAGCTTGGAGGAGAGATCATCCTGATCACGCGCTGGGCAATCACCAACAGCGAGGGCAAAGAACCTCTCATCACACGTAAATCAACCATCCGAGTCAAGGCGAACGGAGATCAATACCAGGATCTGGTCTCAGCTCAAAGTCAGG